The Rhodopirellula halodulae genome includes the window CGAACTCGACGTCGCTGTCCGTCACGCTGGATCGCACCGCTCCGACCTTCACGTTGCCAGCGAACGCCAACACGGGCAATGTCGGTGCACCATACGAAGCCAACTTGGTGAGTCCCGATGAAGGCAGCGGTGTGACCTACAGTTTGACCGTGTTCCCATCGGGGGCAACCATCGGTTCGTCCAATGGGATCATCAACTGGACACCGACCGCGGCTCAATTGGGCGACAACGATTTCACGGTTGAGCTTCGTGACTTGGCCGGAAACACCACCACCGAATCCTACGTTGTGACGGTTGCCGAAGAAGCCTTGGCTCGAATCGAAGTTCGATTGACGGATTTGAACGGAAACGAAATCGACTCGATCGATGTTGGTCAAGAATTTCTGCTGCAATTGATTGGCGTGGACGCTCGCCAATTGTCTGAACGAGGCGGGATCTACTCGGCTTACGCAGACATTGAATTTGATGGAACCTTGGCTGAAGTCGTGCCAGGAACATCGATCGAATACGACAGCGATTTCAATTTCCTGCCTCGCGGAACGCTGAGCAGCGGATTGTTCGACGAGATCGGATCAGCCAGCAGTCGTTTCTCGCCGACGAACCTTCAGGAATCGGTCATGGCGACCGTTCGTATGCGAGCCATCGCTGACGGATCGCTGACCTTCACCACCAATCCGGCCGACGTCAGCGCGAACGAAACCTTGTTGTTCTTCAACAACGATCGTTTGCCAACCAATTCGATCAACTACGGCAGTGCGACGTTGGCTGTCGGTGATGTCACCACCAACAATCCGCCGGTCGGTGTGGATGACACGTTCACGGTGGTCTCCGGTTCCGGCCAAAACACTTTGGATGTATTGGCTAATGAGGCGTCGACGGCCGACCCCGGCGAGACATTGACGATCACCGGTGTTGGAACCGCGTCCAATGGTGGCACGGTAACCGTGGCTTCCGATGGGTTGTCAATTCTGTATACGCCCGCAGCGAACTTCATTGGCACGGACACGTTCCAGTACACGCTCAGTGATGGAACCAGCACCGACACGGTGCAAGTCACCGTGAACATCCAGAGTGACGACAATGCACCGGTAGCCAACAACGATGCGTTCCCAGCATCGGGAACCATTTTGGAGGATTCCAACACGGCCACTTATGATGTTCTGGCGAACGACACCACCGATTCTGACAACGAGTCCTTCACAATCACCGGTGTGGGGAGCGCGTCCAATGGTGGAACGGTCGCGATCGTGAACAACGGATCGGCGATCTCTTACAAGCCCGCCGCGAACTTCAACGGCACGGAAACCGTGACCTACACGATTCGTGATACCGGTGGTGGTTTGTCGACGGCGACGGTGACATTCACGGTTACGGGAGTCAATGATGCACCCGTTGCTGAGTCGGTCACGGTGCCGACCGTCCAGGGCGTGACCAACCTTCCCGTCATGACTCGCGACGATCTGCCGACCAATGTCGATTCAGGCGAAGTTCTGCAGTTCGTCAACCTGAGTACTCCATCGGCTGGCGGAACGGTGACGGTCAGTTCGGACGGGGCGAGCATTCTTTACACCCCACCCAGTGACACTTTCACCGGAACCGACACCTTCACCTATCAGGTGCAGGATCCAGGCGGACTGAGCAGCTCGACCGCGACGATCACCGTGGACATCGCCGACTATCTCGCGCGAACATTCAACATCTCGCTCGATAGCTTCGGATCGCTGACTTCGAGTTTCTACGACAACGCTTTGTTGACGGGTACGAACGCTCGCGGGGAAACGGTGTCTTTGGCTTTGTCGGATTCGTCGGTTGTCTTCGCGGACGGAACGATCAGCGTGCCGAACATGTTGCCGGGGACGTACAAGCTCAGCATTCCTGCCGTGCCGTTCTTCCAAGGTGGTGAAGAGGCTCAAGAGATCGAGATTCAAAGCGATGCCGATGACACGGACGAAAACATCTCGTTGAACTTCGGACGTTTGTTGCCTCAATACATTCGAGTGAACGACTGGTTCGGCAGCGCACCGGCGCGTCGAGTGGTCGCTGCGATCCAGCCTGGCAGCAACGCGTTGTACATGCAGACCAGTGATGCCGCGTCATCGGATTTGAGTGATCTTGAATTGGAGCTGAACTCGGCTGGAACCAGCATCACCGTCAATGCGACTCAATCCACCACCGCTGACGGTGCGACCACCACCGCTTCGGTCAGCGGCACGACAGACTTGAGCAACGGACGTGCGTTGGAAGTTCGTGGCCAAGTGGGTGACGTTCGATTGGTGATTCTGAATTTGGATGATTCCGGTTTGGAATTGGAAGAAGCTTCGTCCAGCTCAGCGCAGAGTTCGACTCAGGCGGCTGGCGAACCACTCGCCGCTGCGGTGACCGTTGCTGATGCGACCGTGCCCGCAACCGAGTTGGGAACGTCTCGCGCTCAAAGCAGTTCGGAGCCTGCTGGCGAACCCATCCAGATCCTATCGGGCGACGCTGACAAGGTGGTTGGTTCTGATTCCGCCGCGAGCCAAATTGACGCGGCGATGCCCGATGTCAGCGACGATTTGACTCGGATTTCGGATGCGGAAGACGCCGTCGCGAGCGGTGTGACCGGCCAACCGTTGCTGTTGGGTGAAGCCGTCGATGAGGTCTTGACAGGCTCGTCGGACGTAAACTGAGCCTGTTTCGGGCCTCGAAATCAGAAAAAGGCTGAAAAACACGGTGTTTTCGGCCTTTGGATGGGTTGCGGACCGACCGCGCGGGACATAACACTTGTGCCGCATCGGAGGGGAATCCCAACGTTCTAACTCCTACTCACTATTTAGTTCTCCCATTTTTGCAGGTGCCGCTCATGGCCAAAGTACCGCCCAAACCACCGACGAAGACTCAAATCATCGCCAACATCGCAGAAGAAACCGAACTGACCAAAAAGGACGTTGCGGCTGTTCTCGATTCGTTGGCTGGCGAGATCGAAAAGTCGTTGCAAAAGGGTGGCCCAGGACAATTCGCGATCCCAGGTCTTTGCAAGATTGTTTTGAAGGACGTTCCCGCCAAGCCAAAACGCAAAGGTCGCAACCCTGCCAACGGCGAAGAAATCTGGTTGGCTCCCAAACCAGCTAGTAAGAAGCTGACCATTCGCCCATTGAAGGGCTTGAAGGAAATGATCTGATCCATCGATCAAATCGATTCCATTTGGAATTCACTGCCCCGCCGTGCGAATTCGCGTTGCGGGGCAGTTTTCGTTTGTCGGCCAAGTTTCGCGTGGGGGCCATTCTACGTTTGGGGATCAGTTCTCCGGCGACCTTATGCGTCCTAGCCGAATGAGTGTTCGGGATGCCAGCGAGTTGCATTGTCGCTATACTTCATCCACTTTTCATCCGTGATCTTCTCTCGGCGACAACATGATTGAGACGTCCCCGAATGCCACCGACGTGGCTACCAAATCGGTCAACGAAGCTTCTGCTGTGCAATCAACTGAGCAACCAAACGCGAACGCACCACAAACAGAAGTGACGACTCGTGGGCGAATGGGAAAGTCGCAAGGGGTCCGGATCGCTGGCACGGGATCCTATGTTCCCGACCGCATCGTGACCAATGAAGATCTCGCCGCGTTGGGCTGCGATAGCGATTGGATTGTTCGTCGCACGGGGATCTTGCAGCGTCGTCACGCCGATGCCGATCAGGCCACCAGTGATCTGTGTTACGAAGCCGCCATTCGTTGCCTGGACAACGCCAATGTGACGGTGGATCAAGTCGACTTGATCCTTATTGCCACGATCACACCTGATCATCCGACGCCCTCGACTGCGTGTCATTTGCAACGTCGGTTAGGAGCCTTGGCACCGGCGATGGACATCGGGGCAGCTTGCGCTGGTTTCATGTATGCGTTGGTGACCGGAGCTCAGTTTGTGGCCAGCGGCAATGCTCGCAACGTGCTGGTGATCGGTGCGGATCTGATGAGTCGAACAGTCGATCCGGAGGATAAGAAAACCTACCCGCTCTTCGGCGACGCGGCCGGGGCAGCCTTGTTGACCGTCGCTTCCGGTTCATCAGATTGTCAATCCAAGAGCTGTTCAGGATCGAATGCCGAGTCAAACGGGTTGTTGGCCTATCAGTTAGGCAGTGAAGGGTGTGGCGGCGAAATGTTGTGCATCCCCGCCGGTGGAACGCGTTTGGCCATCACGCCTGAATCGCAAGCCGAAGGCAAGCAGTACCTCACGATGGACGGTCGTGGCGTTTTCAAATGGGCCGTAAGAGTCTTCGACGAAAGTGCCAAAGACGTTTTGAAGGCCGCGAATGTTTCGCCGGATGACTTGGCATTGGTTGTTTTGCATCAAGCCAACCAGCGGATCATTGATTCGGCGGTGTCCGATTTGAATGTTCCCGCCGAGAAGGTGTTCGTGAATCTCGATAAGTATGGCAATACCTCGGGAGCAAGCATTCCACTCGCACTGGATGAAGCCGCCCGCGAAGGTCGATTGAAACAGGGCGACTTGGTATTGCTGTGCGGCTTCGGAGCCGGACTTGCTTGGGGAACGGCGCTGCTTCGTTGGTAGCGCCTGTGCGGCTGAGTTGATCTAGGCACGCGGGTGAAAGTCGCGATGGACCTTCTGCAGGCGAGAGTGTTCCACGTGGGTGTAGATCTGGGTCGTTTGGATGCTGGCGTGTCCCAGCATTTCTTGAACCTGGCGTAAGTCGGCACCGCCGGCGAGCAAGTGAGTCGCGAAACTGTGACGCAAACTGTGTGGGCTGATCTCGTCCGCGATCCCAGCCCGTTTCGCGTATCGTTTGACCAGTCGCCAAAGTTGGATTCGATCCAACGGTTTGCCGCCTCGCGAAAGAAACAGCTCGTCCACCTGGCCCGGGTTGCGGTCCGATAAAATTTGCCGGCTTTCTTCCAGGTAAAGCTGGATCGCCTGGATCGCTCGTCCACCGATCGGGACCAAACGCTGCTTGTCGCCTTTGCCGTGGCAACGCAGGGTGCGGTCATCGAATGCGAGGTCGCGAATTCTCAGCGTGCAAACCTCTGTGGCTCGGCATCCAGTGGCGTACAGGACTTCGAGCAAGGCACGATCACGTTGCCAGAACGTGTCGGATTTCTTCACCGCAGAAAGAAACAGATCCACCTCGGTGGGCGACAGCACACCGGGCATCCGTTGCCACGCTTTTTGTGTGGCGAGCAACTCCGCAGGGTTGTCGACGGCGATGCCTTCGAGTTGCAGGTACTTGAAGAACGTTCGCACGGCGACGATGGCTCGAGAAATGGAGGTGGGGGCCAATCCTTCGCCGTGCAGCGAGGCCACGAAATCAGAAAGGTCCGAAATCGTCAGCGTTGCGGGGCGCCGACCGTCCATCCAACCAACGAAGCGTTTCATGTCGCGTCCGTAGGCGGCCACTGTGTTGTCAGCCAGATGGCACTCCCGTTTCAGATAAACCAAAAATTCATCACAAACCGCTTGACCGGCCGAAGGGGCGGCTGATTCTGGCTGTCCGGCCTGCAATTGCTGCAATTTGGTGATTCGTTTAGCCACTCTGGTGCTGCTCTCCGCGTGTCCGTTGCCGATTTGTGTTTGAGTCCCCGAGTCCGTCCAAAACCGAAACGGGCAAAACCGACGCGGGATTTCAGAAGCTCCTGAATTCGTTATCGTCCTAGCGGCCGCTGGCCGCCAACCTCAATTTTGCCTTCAAATTCTCTGTTCGAAATTTGCTATGAAAGTCTTCGTCGTCGGCGGTGCCGGATACATCGGGTCTCACGCGGTCGCCTTGCTTCTGGATGCGGGGCACGAGGTCGTGGTCTACGACAATCTTTCACGAGGACATGCGAAATCGGTGCCAGCGGGATTGCTGATCGAGGGCGATCTGCATGACACCGGCAAAATCACCGCATTATTGAAAGAGCATGCGATTGATGCGGTCATGCACTTCGCTGCCTTTGCTGAAGTCGGCGAGTCTGTTCGTGACCCGTCGATCTATTACCAGAACAATGTGGTTGCGACACTGTCGTTGTTGGAGGCCATGCGAGCGGCGGACGTCAAGAAGATCGTCTTCAGCAGCACCACCGCGACTTACGGCCAACCTGATACCGTGCCGATTCCCGAGACCACGCCGCAGAATCCGATCAATCCCTACGGATTTTCCAAGTTGGTGATTGAAAAGGCCTTGGCTGATTACGCTCACGCCTACGGTTTTGCCTACGCGGCATTGCGGTACTTCAATGCGGCGGGGGCAAGACCAGACGGCAGCATTGGTGAGCATCATGATCCGGAATCACACCTGATTCCGATCGTACTGCAAGTCGCGTTGGGCCAGCGGGATTCCATCACGATCTTTGGCGACGATTACCCGACCGCTGATGGCACCTGCATTCGCGATTACATCCATGTGGATGATCTCGGTGACGCACACCTTCGAGCACTCGATCGATTGAAGCCGGGCGAAGGCATCCAAGTCAATCTTGGCACCGGACGCGGCACCAGCGTTCGCGAAATTGTGGAGGCTTGCCGCACGGTGACTGGTCATGCGATTCCCGAGGTGATGGGAGAACGTCGTCCCGGTGATCCAGCCGAGTTGATTGCCGATGCAAAATTGGCCGGCGAAGTGCTCGGGTGGAAACCTCGCTACACGAAGATTCAAGAGATTGTTCAGACGGCTTGGAATTGGCATCAATCGCATCCTCAAGGGTACGACACGGTGTGATTCAGGAATTCACGCCCCCGATGTCTCGCCTTTGAGCCTTCAGAGGCTGGCAAGAATCGAGCCGACGGCGTCACCAATCCGGGGATGCCTCAATGCCTAGGTTCGACACTGGTTGTCGGTGTCGGACGGAATCACGATGATGGAGGTTCCGGCGAACTCGACACGCCATCTTCATTTTTACCGCTAAGACGTTGGCGTAGTTTCGTTCATGTTTCCTTTGCGACGCTCCACAAAAGACTCGTCGGTGGATTGGCCGGCTCTCTTGTCGTTGTTGGAAGACGATGACCGCCGCGCGGCAGTGGCACGGATCGCACCGAACGAAGGTCGCGAAAGCTACCTCACCGCGTTGCGACGGATCGATACCACGTTGTCGCAATCGACATTGGCATCGGGACGTCGTTTGCACACCGCATCCAAATTGATCGATCGTCCAACGATCGCGGTTTCCGGGATGCTGAACAGTGGCAAAACCAGTCTGGTCAGTTCGTTTCTTTCGCCCGCGGGTCGACGTCGTACCCTGCGCGGGACGAGCAACAAAGATGGCACGCATCGGTTCGTGCTTTGGCTGCCGCAAAGTTGGCGAGCCGATGTGGAACTTTGGAGTTTGTTGATCACTCGCATTGGCGACTCGTTGGGCAACTCACCCGAGGAGTTGTCGTTGGACCCTGAAATCGCGGCGACTCAGTACAACAATCGCGATGGTGATGAAACCTTGTTGTCGGTCCCGTTGCTTGCCACGGATCCTGGATTGGACGAAGTGGGCGTTGGGTTGTTGGATTGTCCCGATATCGTTTCGGATGCCGAATTCGGATTGGGATCACCGGAAGAACGTCGCGAGCTGTTGGGACGAGCGGCCACCCTGTGTTCCGCTTTTCTGATCGTCACCGGCGCCGAATCATCACGCGACACAACGTTGGCCGACTTGCTTCGCATCGCATCGGATTTGATGCCCGGCGTTCCGCGAATGTTGGCGGTCAACAAGGTTCGCCCTCGTCAGACACCGGACCAAGTTCACGAGACCTTTGACCCTTTGGTGCAGAAGTACGGCGTTGGAACACTTTATGCCGCGTATGATTTTGACGTCCCGGCCAGTCGTCCATTCATCCCACGCGGCGAAGACGAGACCGACACACGCGATGTGATTGCGTCGTCCGAAGCGGATGCGTTGGATGAGCCTCAAGCGGATCCTTTGCCGGTTTTCTTTTCTGTCAGCGAAGACCCGGATGCGAATCCGCCCGCGGCGATCGAGGAGGATCGTTTGTTGCGTGCGTTGCCGACGAAGCTGGATCGCGGAGCTTTGTTCTCGCAGTTGCATCAAGCTCTGCGAATCAACCTGGAAGACGCGGTTTGGAATCAGGGGTTGGATGCGATCCAGATCAATGCGGATGAGTCGTTCGAAAAGACGCGACGCTGCCAACAGTTGCTTCTGGACTCCGCTCTGGAGTATTTCGCTCATCGCAAAATTGGCGGAGAAGTCATCGAGTTGCGGTTGCATCAAAGCGAACGCATCATCCGTCAACTCACGGAGTCGTTTGCGGCCACCGCTCCTTGGTACGCTCGGTGGGGCGTTCGTTTGAATGCGACCTTGCGTCGAGTGATGGGAGGTGCCGGTGATTTCATCCGCAGTCTGACTCCCACCGCCGTTTCACGTCGTGCGGCGGATGACATCAAAGGACGGTTTCGAAGTGGGGAGTATGGCGGCTTGATCGAGCCCACCGGATTGATCAACGAGATCGAACGCCATGGTGGAACGGCAATCCTGACACACTTGAAGCGTGACGCGGGTGAGGCGGCACAGAACGCGTCCGCTTCGGACCAGGATTCAGACACCAACGCACCATCACCATTTCGTGAACCCGTTGAACGGGCGGTCTTGCGGTTCGAGCAAGATGACTTCACCACGCTGGATCCAAGAAGATTGGATGCGGCGATTCGGCAAATGTGGTCGGAGGTGCCGGTGCATCGAAAAATCGCCACAGGGCTGACTCCTTTGGCGGCTTTGTTTGCGACCTTCGGGGCGGTGCTGATGATCCCCGTGGACTTCGGGGCAAACATGTTCTTGGCAGCGTCGATTCCCGAATTATTGGCGGCTGCTGGCCTGACGACTTTGTCGGCCATGTGGGCGGCAAACCGTGGGACGCAAGACGTTGGGCAGCAGGCCGCTCGTCAGCAGCTCGCCGATTTCTTGGCGGTGCTTTGCGATGAACTCGGTGTCGCTCGGCCGGACCCGCCGATGGACGTTCGAGTCAGCAAGACGACGATCACCTTGCCGCCGTCGCGAATTCCCGGCGGTGAACCTCCGGAACAGATGATGCCGCTGCTGAAAGTACGCGACGAATTTGTGAGTGAACTGAAGCGATTGCTGCCACGTCCGAGTGGCAAGGGCAAACGTGGAGCGACGAAATCTTCCGAAGCAGGAGTCACGCGATGAGCCCCATGGCGATGGATGATTCAGGCGATCGGTTTTTGCAGCGAGTGCATCGTGCGGCGGATCGTGTGCTTGGGAACAGTCAGGCTGGACGCGAGATCGGCGAGTTGTGTCGCGACCATTCGGAAGCCCGCCAATCGATCATGACGGATCGTGCTTCCGATGCTTTGGTGGTGGCCGTGGTGGGAGCGACCGGGCAAGGCAAATCGTGGTTGGTTCGCCAAATGATTCGTGGTGGTCCGGTGGATGCCATTCGCAGTGGGAATTCGTTGGAAGAGGCAACGGAGAAGCTGACCTGGATCGGCCCCAAGCCTCCCGCCGATCTGGACGTTCGGCACGAACGATTCGTGGCTTGCGATTCTGGAAAGATGCGGTCGATTGGCTCACCTTATTTGCTGGTGGATGCACCGGGGGCAACCGATGATCGACGCGCGATCGCCAGTGTGGCGGAACGGGCGCTCGCGACAGCATCGGTGTTGATCATGGTGATTCGCCGAGACCAATTGCGGAGCCAGCGAGTGACCGGTTTGGCGGCCGCTTCGGAAGGCACGGTGGTCATCCCCGTGGTGAACATGGCGGATCGTGACGATGAGTCGTTGGATACCGATGTGGAGGCTTTGATTGCGCGATTGCGTCAGACGGCACCGCAAAGCCAGATCGCTCCCGCGGTGATCGTGAGTGACTTCGAAATCGATCCACGTGGCGAAGACGAAATTGGAATCGAACTTGCCGAGACGCTGGGACGTCGAATCGAAGAGGCCGTTTGCGAGTCGGGAGGCGGGGATCAACGACGAAGCACACGCCTGTCTGCTTTGGACGCCCGATTCTCCGCCGCGGTGGCGTCGGTGTTGCAAACGGAACTGCCCGAATTGACCGGAGCAGTTGACCGATTGAACGCGGAGGCGACACGTTTGCCAACGGAAGTGGCGGGAACTTTGTTGGGTGGTGCAACGCCGCTGAGAGCGGCGATCCGAAGTCGACTTCGGCTGTTCTTGTTAGCCGATACCGCTGCGATTTGGTTTCCTTATCGCACCATTCTGTCGTTGCTTAATCTGACGCATGGTGCCTGGGATCGTGTCCTGTTGTCGTTGTCCGGGAGCTTGCCGTCGTTGATCGGCGCGGTCTACGCCGGAGCACGCAATGTCAGCGATCAGCGCAACGCGGACATGGATTTACGAAACGGACTGCGTCAAAGAACAGCGGCTTCCGTGGCGGAGCGATTGGAACCGATGGCTCGGCGATTCCGCGCTGAGTTGAACAAGTTTCGGCACGGATCGATTGAGATTGCACCCGACGTTTCTCAGGATGTGCCTGTGGCGTCGCTGTCGGGAATTGAATCGTTGCAAGAAGCTTCGCAAAACTCATTCGATCGGGCGATTGAACGTGGTGCTCCGTCGGTGTGGTTCGCCAACATGGTGGGGGTGCTGGGAACGCTGCTGTTTTGGCTATTGATGACGGGGCCTTTGGTGGCTCTGTATCGCGGTTACTTTGATGCCAGCTATTCCACCATGCGAGATGTCTTGGCGGTTGAAGGCGTGGCGGGCGACCTGGAAAAATTCCCTCGTCCGGATGCATCCATGTTGTTCACGAGTTTGATGTTGTCGTTGTTACCGACCGCGATTTTTTCGATGTTGGTTTTGTCATGGGTGCAAGCCAAACGGCGAGTGGACGGAATCGAGTTGACTCTCAGAAGTGAACACGACCAGTTGGTGGAAGGTTTGCAAAAAAAGGGTGTGTTGCGGTTGGCTTGGAGCGACCCGTTGCTGGCTGATGCTGAGTTTCTGTTGTCCGTGGGGCGATCCGGAAGAGAGAGACGATGATGCTGGCGATTGAAATCAGTGAGCTGGGCTCGCATTGGGAGCCGATCGGGCATCACCAATTGCTGTCATTGGCACAGGCGGAAACTCCCGCCGGTGAACCGGATTCGTTATGGTCGATCGTAACGAGCGGCGGCGCGCCGGGGCTCGCGATTTTGTTCGTGCTGGTTGCCTTCAGTGTCACGGCCGTTTACTTGG containing:
- a CDS encoding HU family DNA-binding protein; this encodes MAKVPPKPPTKTQIIANIAEETELTKKDVAAVLDSLAGEIEKSLQKGGPGQFAIPGLCKIVLKDVPAKPKRKGRNPANGEEIWLAPKPASKKLTIRPLKGLKEMI
- the galE gene encoding UDP-glucose 4-epimerase GalE, with product MKVFVVGGAGYIGSHAVALLLDAGHEVVVYDNLSRGHAKSVPAGLLIEGDLHDTGKITALLKEHAIDAVMHFAAFAEVGESVRDPSIYYQNNVVATLSLLEAMRAADVKKIVFSSTTATYGQPDTVPIPETTPQNPINPYGFSKLVIEKALADYAHAYGFAYAALRYFNAAGARPDGSIGEHHDPESHLIPIVLQVALGQRDSITIFGDDYPTADGTCIRDYIHVDDLGDAHLRALDRLKPGEGIQVNLGTGRGTSVREIVEACRTVTGHAIPEVMGERRPGDPAELIADAKLAGEVLGWKPRYTKIQEIVQTAWNWHQSHPQGYDTV
- the xerD gene encoding site-specific tyrosine recombinase XerD → MAKRITKLQQLQAGQPESAAPSAGQAVCDEFLVYLKRECHLADNTVAAYGRDMKRFVGWMDGRRPATLTISDLSDFVASLHGEGLAPTSISRAIVAVRTFFKYLQLEGIAVDNPAELLATQKAWQRMPGVLSPTEVDLFLSAVKKSDTFWQRDRALLEVLYATGCRATEVCTLRIRDLAFDDRTLRCHGKGDKQRLVPIGGRAIQAIQLYLEESRQILSDRNPGQVDELFLSRGGKPLDRIQLWRLVKRYAKRAGIADEISPHSLRHSFATHLLAGGADLRQVQEMLGHASIQTTQIYTHVEHSRLQKVHRDFHPRA
- a CDS encoding beta-ketoacyl-ACP synthase III — translated: MIETSPNATDVATKSVNEASAVQSTEQPNANAPQTEVTTRGRMGKSQGVRIAGTGSYVPDRIVTNEDLAALGCDSDWIVRRTGILQRRHADADQATSDLCYEAAIRCLDNANVTVDQVDLILIATITPDHPTPSTACHLQRRLGALAPAMDIGAACAGFMYALVTGAQFVASGNARNVLVIGADLMSRTVDPEDKKTYPLFGDAAGAALLTVASGSSDCQSKSCSGSNAESNGLLAYQLGSEGCGGEMLCIPAGGTRLAITPESQAEGKQYLTMDGRGVFKWAVRVFDESAKDVLKAANVSPDDLALVVLHQANQRIIDSAVSDLNVPAEKVFVNLDKYGNTSGASIPLALDEAAREGRLKQGDLVLLCGFGAGLAWGTALLRW
- a CDS encoding Ig-like domain-containing protein, which translates into the protein MNFDNSSRRPSESQSSFPGQVRRRLLSWIQGAPSSAAENVQRGRLQLESLEKRQMMAGDVELFSTDGFFGSAGQSNVAAESSTSDRGTSDRAAEGEPGQDLVQFAKDLDAAGVTFYGAHWCPACTQQKQLFEDGGDDLPFVEVTLPDRTQDPQFSSLNISEYPTWIFPDGSRLTGVQSLQTLSTRSGVAIPTSGNEAPSFEAIGSQTVELGSPLHIPIDGYDAEGGPLTVTVSVANPQLVEATVLSGNRSLRLDMDGFGDMVFELFEQRAPRATERVIDLADSGFYDGIIFHRVVNGFVIQGGDPTGTGTGGSNLGDFDDQFHPDLQHNRTGVLSFAKSSDDTNDSQFFITEVETDFLDFNHSVFGQLVEGEDVREAISNMQVNNSTQNKPTTDIVINNATVFNDTENSVIMLKGLGGTGTTSVTVTITDSDGNSYDEVISVSVVDPPNDRRNAQPYLEDINVPATSPKSTPAQIQLESFDLEGDAVQYFISGGVTGGTATVNSATGLLEVAPTSGVTGTQTVSLTVGVAAASGAGSNSDLQSLVFTFSEDSNQTPSAPSSLDLRASSDTGSNSSDNLTNASSMTFDVTGVTTGATVQIINTADNTVVGVGTATGGSVAITTSNLAAIGDGTYSLAARQIVNGLTSANSTSLSVTLDRTAPTFTLPANANTGNVGAPYEANLVSPDEGSGVTYSLTVFPSGATIGSSNGIINWTPTAAQLGDNDFTVELRDLAGNTTTESYVVTVAEEALARIEVRLTDLNGNEIDSIDVGQEFLLQLIGVDARQLSERGGIYSAYADIEFDGTLAEVVPGTSIEYDSDFNFLPRGTLSSGLFDEIGSASSRFSPTNLQESVMATVRMRAIADGSLTFTTNPADVSANETLLFFNNDRLPTNSINYGSATLAVGDVTTNNPPVGVDDTFTVVSGSGQNTLDVLANEASTADPGETLTITGVGTASNGGTVTVASDGLSILYTPAANFIGTDTFQYTLSDGTSTDTVQVTVNIQSDDNAPVANNDAFPASGTILEDSNTATYDVLANDTTDSDNESFTITGVGSASNGGTVAIVNNGSAISYKPAANFNGTETVTYTIRDTGGGLSTATVTFTVTGVNDAPVAESVTVPTVQGVTNLPVMTRDDLPTNVDSGEVLQFVNLSTPSAGGTVTVSSDGASILYTPPSDTFTGTDTFTYQVQDPGGLSSSTATITVDIADYLARTFNISLDSFGSLTSSFYDNALLTGTNARGETVSLALSDSSVVFADGTISVPNMLPGTYKLSIPAVPFFQGGEEAQEIEIQSDADDTDENISLNFGRLLPQYIRVNDWFGSAPARRVVAAIQPGSNALYMQTSDAASSDLSDLELELNSAGTSITVNATQSTTADGATTTASVSGTTDLSNGRALEVRGQVGDVRLVILNLDDSGLELEEASSSSAQSSTQAAGEPLAAAVTVADATVPATELGTSRAQSSSEPAGEPIQILSGDADKVVGSDSAASQIDAAMPDVSDDLTRISDAEDAVASGVTGQPLLLGEAVDEVLTGSSDVN